The following proteins come from a genomic window of Mauremys mutica isolate MM-2020 ecotype Southern chromosome 7, ASM2049712v1, whole genome shotgun sequence:
- the EDEM1 gene encoding ER degradation-enhancing alpha-mannosidase-like protein 1 isoform X1, which yields MQWRSLVLGLLLLRLGLHGLLWLVSALGPGLGFHQRFPFALPPRGAPDPPWPRAAGRCGRGRAHWGCLLRGGGGGGGCGPAGGDEYEKRYSGAFPPQLRAQLRDAARGMFAFGYDNYMRHAFPQDELNPVHCRGRGPDRADPSNLNINDVLGNYSLTLIDALDTLAIMGNSSEFQKAVKLVIDTVSFDKDSTVQVFEATIRVLGSLLSAHIIITDIKQPFGDMTIKDYDDELLHMARDLAVRLLPAFENTKTGIPYPRVNLKTGVPPDSNNETCTAGAGSLLVEFGILSRLLGDSTFEWVARRAVKALWSLRSHDTGLLGNVVNIQTGHWVGKQSGLGAGLDSFYEYLLKSYILFGKKEDLEMFNDAYRSIQNYLRRGREACNEGEGDPPLYVNVNMFSGQLMNTWIDSLQAFFPGLQVLIGDVEDAICLHAFYYAIWKRYGALPERYNWQLQAPDVLFYPLRPELVESTYLLYQATKNPFYLHVGMDILQSLEKYTKVKCGYATLHHVIEKSKEDRMESFFLSETCKYLYLLFDEENPVHKSGNKYMFTTEGHIVSVDKRFRDSLWQDPFPEEEERNAEKLKPNELKAMNSSSNCNRVPDERRYLLPLKSIYMRQIDQMVGLI from the exons ATGCAATGGCGGTCGCTGGtgctgggcctgctgctgctgaggctgGGGCTCCACGGGCTGCTGTGGCTGGTGTCCGCGCTGGGGCCCGGCCTGGGCTTCCACCAGCGCTTCCCCTTCGCCCTCCCGCCGCGCGGGGCCCCGGACCCGCCCTGGCCGCGGGCCGCCGGGCGCTGCGGCCGCGGCCGCGCCCActggggctgcctgctgcggggcggcggcggcggcggcggctgcggcCCGGCCGGCGGCGATGAGTACGAGAAGCGCTACAGCGGCGCCTTCCCCCCGCAGCTGCGGGCCCAGCTCCGCGACGCGGCCCGCGGCATGTTCGCCTTCGGCTACGACAACTACATGCGGCACGCGTTCCCGCAGGACGAGCTGAACCCCGTGCACTGCCGCGGCCGCGGGCCCGACCGCGCCGACCC TTCAAATCTGAATATAAATGATGTCTTGGGAAACTACTCTCTAACTCTGATTGATGCACTGGATACCCTAGCG ATAATGGGAAATTCTTCAGAGTTCCAGAAAGCGGTGAAGTTAGTGATTGACACAGTCTCATTTGACAAAGATTCTACAGTCCAAGTCTTTGAGGCAACAATCAG GGTTTTGGGAAGTCTGCTCTCTGCCCACATAATAATTACAGATATCAAGCAACCCTTTGGTGACATGACCATTAAAGATTATGATGATGAGCTCTTACATATGGCTCGTGACCTGGCTGTGAGGCTGCTACCTGCCTTTGAGAACACCAAAACTGGAATTCCCTATCCTCGG GTGAATCTAAAGACGGGAGTCCCTCCTGACAGCAATAATGAGACCTGTACTGCAGGAGCTGGCTCTTTGTTGGTGGAGTTTGGCATTCTTAGCAGGCTGCTTGGAGATTCCACGTTTGAATGGGTGGCACGGCGAGCTGTTAAAGCACTGTGGAGTCTTAGGAGCCATGACACTGGACTATTAG GAAATGTCGTGAATATTCAAACTGGCCATTGGGTTGGAAAGCAAAGTGGCTTAGGAGCAGGTTTGGATTCATTCTATGAGTATCTGTTGAAGTCTTACATCCTTTTTGGAAAAAAGGAAGACCTAGAGATGTTCAATGATGCATATCGAAGTATTCAGAACTACTTAAGAAGGGG ACGAGAAGCCTGTAATGAAGGTGAAGGAGACCCTCCTCTCTATGTTAATGTAAATATGTTCAGTGGGCAGCTGATGAACACCTGGATTGATTCTCTGCAAGCCTTTTTTCCTGGACTACAG GTTTTAATAGGAGACGTGGAAGATGCTATTTGTCTCCATGCCTTCTATTATGCCATATGGAAACGATATGGAGCTCTTCCAGAGAGGTACAACTGGCAGTTACAGGCACCAGATGTCCTCTTCTATCCACTGAGGCCAGAGTTGGTGGAATCTACCTATCTTCTTTACCAG GCCACAAAGAATCCTTTTTACCTTCATGTAGGCATGGATATTCTTCAGAGTCTGGAAAAATATACAAAAGTCAA ATGTGGCTATGCTACATTGCATCATGTCATAGAGAAGTCAAAAGAGGACCGGATGGAGAGcttctttctcagtgaaacatGTAAATATTTGTATCTG TTGTTTGATGAAGAGAATCCAGTGCACAAATCTGGAAATAAATATATGTTTACTACTGAGGGGCACATTGTGTCTGTGGATAAACGTTTTCGTGACTCGCTATGGCAAGATCCCTTCCCTGAAGAAGAGGAAAGGAATGCAGAAAAACTAAAGCCTAACGAATTAAAAGCCATGAACTCCAGTTCTAAC TGCAATAGGGTTCCTGATGAGAGAAGATACTTGTTGCCGCTGAAGAGTATTTACATGAGACAGATTGATCAGATGGTGGGTTTGATCTGA
- the EDEM1 gene encoding ER degradation-enhancing alpha-mannosidase-like protein 1 isoform X2, with translation MGNSSEFQKAVKLVIDTVSFDKDSTVQVFEATIRVLGSLLSAHIIITDIKQPFGDMTIKDYDDELLHMARDLAVRLLPAFENTKTGIPYPRVNLKTGVPPDSNNETCTAGAGSLLVEFGILSRLLGDSTFEWVARRAVKALWSLRSHDTGLLGNVVNIQTGHWVGKQSGLGAGLDSFYEYLLKSYILFGKKEDLEMFNDAYRSIQNYLRRGREACNEGEGDPPLYVNVNMFSGQLMNTWIDSLQAFFPGLQVLIGDVEDAICLHAFYYAIWKRYGALPERYNWQLQAPDVLFYPLRPELVESTYLLYQATKNPFYLHVGMDILQSLEKYTKVKCGYATLHHVIEKSKEDRMESFFLSETCKYLYLLFDEENPVHKSGNKYMFTTEGHIVSVDKRFRDSLWQDPFPEEEERNAEKLKPNELKAMNSSSNCNRVPDERRYLLPLKSIYMRQIDQMVGLI, from the exons ATGGGAAATTCTTCAGAGTTCCAGAAAGCGGTGAAGTTAGTGATTGACACAGTCTCATTTGACAAAGATTCTACAGTCCAAGTCTTTGAGGCAACAATCAG GGTTTTGGGAAGTCTGCTCTCTGCCCACATAATAATTACAGATATCAAGCAACCCTTTGGTGACATGACCATTAAAGATTATGATGATGAGCTCTTACATATGGCTCGTGACCTGGCTGTGAGGCTGCTACCTGCCTTTGAGAACACCAAAACTGGAATTCCCTATCCTCGG GTGAATCTAAAGACGGGAGTCCCTCCTGACAGCAATAATGAGACCTGTACTGCAGGAGCTGGCTCTTTGTTGGTGGAGTTTGGCATTCTTAGCAGGCTGCTTGGAGATTCCACGTTTGAATGGGTGGCACGGCGAGCTGTTAAAGCACTGTGGAGTCTTAGGAGCCATGACACTGGACTATTAG GAAATGTCGTGAATATTCAAACTGGCCATTGGGTTGGAAAGCAAAGTGGCTTAGGAGCAGGTTTGGATTCATTCTATGAGTATCTGTTGAAGTCTTACATCCTTTTTGGAAAAAAGGAAGACCTAGAGATGTTCAATGATGCATATCGAAGTATTCAGAACTACTTAAGAAGGGG ACGAGAAGCCTGTAATGAAGGTGAAGGAGACCCTCCTCTCTATGTTAATGTAAATATGTTCAGTGGGCAGCTGATGAACACCTGGATTGATTCTCTGCAAGCCTTTTTTCCTGGACTACAG GTTTTAATAGGAGACGTGGAAGATGCTATTTGTCTCCATGCCTTCTATTATGCCATATGGAAACGATATGGAGCTCTTCCAGAGAGGTACAACTGGCAGTTACAGGCACCAGATGTCCTCTTCTATCCACTGAGGCCAGAGTTGGTGGAATCTACCTATCTTCTTTACCAG GCCACAAAGAATCCTTTTTACCTTCATGTAGGCATGGATATTCTTCAGAGTCTGGAAAAATATACAAAAGTCAA ATGTGGCTATGCTACATTGCATCATGTCATAGAGAAGTCAAAAGAGGACCGGATGGAGAGcttctttctcagtgaaacatGTAAATATTTGTATCTG TTGTTTGATGAAGAGAATCCAGTGCACAAATCTGGAAATAAATATATGTTTACTACTGAGGGGCACATTGTGTCTGTGGATAAACGTTTTCGTGACTCGCTATGGCAAGATCCCTTCCCTGAAGAAGAGGAAAGGAATGCAGAAAAACTAAAGCCTAACGAATTAAAAGCCATGAACTCCAGTTCTAAC TGCAATAGGGTTCCTGATGAGAGAAGATACTTGTTGCCGCTGAAGAGTATTTACATGAGACAGATTGATCAGATGGTGGGTTTGATCTGA